The nucleotide sequence ACCTGAAGCTCACAGGAGGTCTGGGCGCTCTGTCCTGTCTTCCTCAGGCCTCCAGAGGGGTCCTTGGCATCCAAGCTGTCCTGGGTTGATGGCGGAGCACAGCAGGCCTGTGGGCAGCGGCCCCTCTCCCTGGCCATGATGACAAATGGGCCCCGCTCATTCCCCAGTGCTCAGGCCCACGAGGGCTTGGAGCTGCTCCTCAGGCAGCAGAAACAAAGATGAAGAccgtttttttttgggggggggggagtgcgGGGGTTgggtgagtaccagggattgaactcaggggcactcagccactgagccacatccgcagccctattttatattttatttagagacagggtctcactgagttgcttagcgcctcactcttgctgaggatggctttgaacttgtgatcctcctgcctcagcctccccagcagctgggattataggtgtgtgggGCGGATCCTTTTTTGACCCCATTACTTCAACTTTATGGAGTTTGCTCAAACCAGGAACAACTCCCCCACCCCTCTGCCACACACAGGGCCTCTTTCTTGCCATTGATTCATGGCAGAAACTGGGTTTTACTCTTGAAAAGTGACCAACCTTGGCTGGTGAAAAGGACTCAATATACTTTCCCTAATGTTCAAGAAGAATCAATAAGATAAACAACTCCCCTAAAGATGAGCATCAATAGCCAATTTTGAAAATGATcatattatttatcaaataattagAAGAGTGTGCTAGGTGCGGTGTTGtgcacctctaatcccagcggctgtggaggctgaggcaggaggatcacaagttcaaagccagccttagtaacttagtgaggacctaagcaatttgTGAGACcttatctataaataaaaaacaaaatggtattgggacgtggcttagtggttaaatgcccctgggttcaattcctggtacaaaataataataactactaatattaataacaataaccTAAGAGGTAGGAAGTGAAAAGTCTCCCTTCTGCCTagtttccttcccccacccccacctctccaTTCTCACGGACAGAACAGCTTTAGTTCCTGGTGAATCCTTCCAGATCTCCTTTAGATAAATATAAGCAACTATAAATACAATGaatgagaatttattttgatacccaggagtacttaaccactgaactacatccccagccctctttgatttgatttgattttgagagtcttgctaagttgttcagggcctgtcaagttgctgaggctggctttgaacttgcaatcctcctgcctcagcctccccagccgctgggattacaggcatgcgccactgcgcccagctgaACGGATGATTTTTAAGGTAATACATTTACTGAGAACTTACAATTGATAGGCACTTGGGTGGAACTGAAGGACTAATGATTACTAGAGTTtgagaagggtgtggtggagaggTGAGGGAATAGAAGGAAgttggatttgatcagtgcatgctGGATGCATGTGTGGAAATATCACACCAAACTCCACTAGTGTGTATACTTGTtacatgataataataacaaaaagaaaatgaaattaaggcaaAAGAGGTTAAGAAGTTTGCCTGAGTGGCTGAGCCCAGCAGTTCACAGCCCAGaggaaatgcaaataatccataaatatttgaaagatgcGCGGTTGCCTTAGGAGTCAGGGAATTGAGCACTCACATCAAAACAGCATCTCATTTTTTTCACGCATCCAGTGTAAACTTGGCCAAAGGCCCAGTAACTCTCCTTGAAGGCGGGAGCAGATGTGCACCCTCCTGGAGGGAGCACGAATCGCTCCAGACTTCAGGGAGAACAATCCGGCAGTGCACGAAAACGTTGGACGCAACAGCCTTTCACCAAATCCTCAGAAGCAAAGGCTCCAGAATATAAGGCCAAGGCACACAGACAGACGTGCACTGCAGCATTGTTTGCAAGACAAGACACTAGAAACCTGAACATTCACCGAGGGGGTAGGTTGGGTACATCGTAGTATATTCATAGTACGGAATACTGCACATGGACGATATAAAATGCTAGATCTGCGTCCTGATCTGGAGGGATGTTCACAAAAtgttttgttaaatgaaaaaggtAATTTACTAATAATaggttgcatttttattttgcatacaaatacattttgacatctgcttatatatgcatatatatatacacgcatatatacatatatatgtgcacatatacatatgtgtatacatatacatatgcacatatttgGGCTTTGTTTTTGTGTTGGTACTGGATATCACACTTAAAGTGTTGAGCTAAATCCCtcgtcttttttaaaaaatatttttagttgtagatgaacacaatgcctctattttattcacttatttttatgtggggctggggattgaacccagtgcctcatacctgctaggtgagcactctaccactgagccacaaccccagcccctcgttcgttcttttttgaaatttttttaaattttgagactaagtttctcagggtcttattaaattgctcTGGCTGGCTtcaactcaggatcctcctgcctcagtctctggagtcgctgggactacaggagCGCGCCACCACGCTTTCAAGAAACGCTTTCAAGTTTTCAAGAAACTTCCcatatatgtatttcttaagAGCAGGGAACCTTAATCAGgagtgatttttgtccttcagGGACACATGACTATGACTGAAGACATTTCTAGTTGTCACACTGGGGAGTGTTCATGAATGGCACAGAGGCTAAATCCTACAGACCCACACAGGacagcccctcccctgccccctgcaAAGTTTCCAACCCCCAAATGTTAAttgtgctgaggttgagaaaccctggcatgaagaaaggaaaaaaagaacaaacatcaAACTGTTTTTTCCTTACACATCTGTGTTGACTTAATgccatgtgtatttattttgacAACTAAGAATTATgctataaagtaaaaaaaaattcaataaaagtttattattgTTTTGGCAAAGACAATGACTGAACAGGAATGGCAGACTGTTCCCCAAGCTAAACCGTTTCCCAAGGAGACCTTAGGGGCAAGGGTGTGAGTGGAGGGTGGTGGCAGCTGGAGGCAGCAGGGGATGAGTGGGGACCCCCTGCAGCCTGGTCCTGATATTGGTGCTCTCCCACACAATCTGAATAATCTGAGTGAGTCTGGGGTTTTCCTGAGCTGGACATGGGCCCGCAAAAATTTCCTATTATTAGGAAAGCTGACTGTGAAGGCAAGGAACAAGCCTAAACTTGATTTTCAGTTTATAGTCTGGAGTATATGGTCTTATGGTGAGGCAGCAGGGAATCCTAACATATCAGTTTGCCTATCTCACTAGTCTACTGAGGGGCAGGTGGTAGATACTCAAAACAGAAGGTGGTAGAtagttaaaacagaaaaaagtctgGTTTAAACCACAGCTTAATTAAACACGAGTCTTTGGTGCAGGCCTAATCAGAGCCTTTAACATGATAGTGTGTATATCTAAGAGGGTGGTCATTGGGTGCAGGACTTCCCCGTTTTGATCAAGTCCTTTTTCCAAACAGTGTATCTTCAGACTTGCATTCTATGGAACCCACTTTATGAAACACTAACCTAGTCTAATATTAGTTTTACTGATGAGAAGATGGTTACCCAAACAAGGAAAATATGACGGGTTGAGCTACCTGGTGGAGCTAGGTGTTTTCTACATCAATGCTTTTTTCCCTCACCAAACACCTAACCACAGGTATAAATCAACTATAAATCCTTGAGGAACATTCctcattttttttgtgggggaggacTTAATTTGGAGAGGCTGCAGTGTGACGGAAGAAAGTTAACAGTGGAACCATGCACAGCAAAACCCACTTTCAAAGAGGATCAAGAAATTTTTGGTCTCAGaatagaaatcattttattttcttggtggaGGGAACACCCTGGAATACCAGATGTATTCCTGCAAAGAAATGTAAACTGCATGGAACAGATGGGAACACCTGGGACTTCAGTACTGTCCAGTTTGCCTCAAAGTGACCTCAGTGGGCCAAGAGGAGCCCTATAAATTGATTGTGTACATTGTTTTAAGTAGTAAAATATACTAAGAATTAACAGATCTTATTATATGCCGTGTCTCTGCAAGGCAATGAGACTTCAAAGTTAGAGCATAATCGAAGGGATTTTCAATCCAGTCGGGAGACAGACTTGGCATGCAACCAGACTGTTTCAGAGATGTTAGGACAGTGGGATGGAGGGCACGGCGTTCGCTAAGGTTCTCAAGGGTTCATCATGCTAGAGGAGACTTGTGCACTTTCCCTGTGGGCAATGGGGAGCTACGGAAGATGTTACccgttttaaataaataactggcCACAGCACGTTCTGACTCCAGTACCCACTGTCAACTTCccttgctgctcctcctcctAACCTCCGCCTGGGCTAACAGCGGAGTGGCCTCCGCTCACTGCACGTCATGAAGGACTTTACTCCCGGGAGGAGTCCACATCTGCCCTGCTCCGCTCCTCCCACGGTACAGATGTAACAGAAAACTGAAGCTACGCCTGCGGGTGGGCCCGTCCAAGTTCTGGGAGTGGGGGCCAGGCGAGACGCATCGCGATTCACGAGCATAACAAAGCACACAGAGCCACTCCCAAATTTATATCATGGGCGCTCCAGCAAGTCTTGACAGGCGCGGACTTGAGACCCGCATCAGCCGCCTCTGCTACAGGAGCACGGCTCCTGCGCCAATCAGGAACTTCAATGTGGTAGGCACACTGAGTCCCAGCGACCCAAAATGATCTCCCCGGACTTCGAGAGGCTCACTGTGGAGACCCTGAAATCCTCCATACCGCCGGGGCCACGCAGCGAAGGGACAGGCAGGACTGCGCAAGCGCAGCACCGCCTCTCCCACGTGACTGCGGGGGCAGGCAGAGGAAGCGGAAAACTGAGAGGAGAAATCCCGCCCCCCGGAAGTCCCGCCCATTTCGCCTCTGTTCCCGGAAGTGCAGCTGCTTGAAGCTGGCGTGATGGCTTCAAGGTTACTTCGCGGAGCAGGAGCGCTGGCTGCGCAGGCCCTGAGGGCCCGCGGTCCCAATGGCGTGGCTGCCGTGCGCTCCATGGCTTCTGGAGGTACTCGGCACGGCGGGCGCGCCAAGGACCCTAGTCGTTATTCTCCCGGGGTGGTCGGTGCTGGGGCAGCAAAGCGGTGCTGGCGGCGTAGCTCCTCGGGGCGCCACTGACCGCTTCAGGGCCCAGAGCGTCCTAGGCTCCGCGGGCATCTCCCAGTCATTTCGGGCGGTCGCCGCCACCGCGCACTAAACTGACTTGGTGGGAAAGGGTCCTAACTAGAGTGTCGGGTGACCTTGTGGAGGCGGGGGCTGCAGCCGGGATGGGGAGGGCCTGGGCCGCCCTTCAAAGCTTTGCCTCCCCTAACCGAACGAACTGATCGATATCCTATTAGAAAAGTGTTCCACCATTGATCTCTCTGAAGAAATGCTTCCGTTAGTGCTGCCATATTGGGATGGTAACCCTGTGGTCCTTTGGTAACCATGGATATGGATAGCTAAGAACTTGTGAGCCCGTTATAACTTATGCATAAGTTTATGTGTGGCCTTTTCCATCCTGATCATttagtgtgtattttttttttgaatcttgaTTTCATGTCAGTGAAAATCATAAACCTTGCATCTTTGTTTAGGTGGTATTCCTACTGATGATGAGCAGGCCACTGGACTGGAGAGGGAGGTCATGATGGCTGCAAGGAAGGGACTGGTAAGAAACTCTTTTTTGCGTCCTCTGTGGGGCGCATGGTCTTGGATGGGATCAGACTCCTTTCCTGATATTTGGTTCTAGAAGGGTGACTGGGGGAATCCTGTGCTTCTGGAGGGATGGGACTCGTTTGACATAATGGCTCCGCTCTTGCTTTTTTCAGGACCCATATAATATACTTCCCCCAAAGGCAGCTTCAGGCACCAAGGAAGACCCTAACTTAGTCCCATCTATCACCAACAAGCGAATTGTGGGTTGCATCTGTAAGTATCTCATCTCTATATTTTCTTGTCCATTTAAAAAGTATGTTCTACTGTACAGGATGTCTGTTAGCTGCTTCAGACCTTTTTGTGGGACTGTATGTGTGTAAAGAGGATAGGTGTGCAGATTAGTTGTTCTGGAGCTCTGACTCTCTCAAGCCTCATGCATGAATAAATTGTACTTACTGGAAAGATACAGAACAGCAGTAAGACTGGCTCACTGGAAGTGCGTCACAGAGTAGTATTCATTCAGATGATACTTATTCATCCAGATGATACTATTTCTGGGCCAGGCACTGTTTTAGGGACTAGGTATATATTCCAGTATAGACCCTGCTTTGGGATTCCATGTAGGCAAAGAAATTATTAGAACTTGATGTTAGTTCACTCATGGGTAAACTGggggcttcagtttcttcatctaaaagGCAGGAGAAGAGCTTGAACTGATTTCTTAAGATGTCAACCATAGTTGTCTTAGATGCGGTTGAGGGAAAGAGATTGATGTTAGAAGTCTCTCTAGGCTAGGTGATCTTCAGCATCCTTTTCCCTTTCAGGTGAAGAGGACAACAGTGCTGTCATCTGGTTCTGGGTGCACAAAGGCGAGACTCAGCGATGCCCAAACTGTGGAACCCACTACAAGCTGGTTCCCCACCAGTTTGCCCACTGAGCCTCTGCGCTCACTTACTCAGGATGTGCTGTAAACTTTCTTCTTTCCAATAAAGTCCAGCCACTGCAGTGGCTCCTCCCACAGATGGctagtcttattttcttttctgtacttttGGGTAGGCGCGGATAGCTTGTATTTTGGGAATAGCTAACTGTTAATACTACTTGTCATCCACTTAAAGTATACCATCAGTGCTcagtaaatagaaataaaaatagattggGGCTGGTtgtgtagctctgtggtggagTGGTGCTTAGCGTGCCATAGTTCAGTCCCCATATTGTGATTGGGATCACCTCATACAGGGGAAAGGATGGCCTATGGAGTCAGGCTGACTGCAGGCTGATGACCTTAGCTTTATCATTGGGCCGTGTCACCATGAGCATGTTCTCAAGATGGTTACATTTGCAAAAAGGTACCTTGCCAGGTGTTAGAAGTAATATATGTACAGAGCCTGGCAGGTAGTACTGGCAGGGTGACCTTTTCAGAAAAGCTTTGGTGACTTTTAAATCTTGAGGGATTGACTTCAAAACAAGTTTATTGGGATGACAGTAGCAAAATTCAGAATGTGGgataatttcagaaaccaaagacCAGGTTAAGTTGTGAGGTGTAGAGGGGGAAAAAGTAGGGAGAACCTATGGAGTGAAACCAATCAACAGTGTGGGAACGTTGCTTGGGtcttaattttgagaaaaaacaGTTGTGGGAGTTGGGCTCGGTCTCTTACCCCGCTGCAGGACCTCACTGTAGTGGTCCCTGTACTTATCTCCAGTGTTCTTTTTGAATAAAGTCCACAGTACCATCACTTGAGTGACTCAGGTGGGAGGACCACTTGTGTCCAGGAGTTAGACCAGCCTGGCAACATGCGAGACCCTTTCTCAACATTGTGAAAGAAAAGATCTGGAATAATTTAAACTCTGGGTATTTGATATTTAGGCATTTATTAAACTTTTAGGTGtgtttttagagtttttttttcttatgctttagaGATACATATGGCAGTATTAGGAGCACATGAGAAAGAAACTAAAGTCCCCCACTAGGAGGATCAAACCTCTGCTCCTAGGTAGAGGTGGGCTCCATCTGAACCTATGGCTTTTTAGCTGTGTAAAAATTGAATCCCATCTTCCATTGCCAAGGATAAGTACAGGCTTCACTTCAATGGTATTCGATAAATTGTCTGCAAATACAGAATGAGGAACTTTCTTCCTGGACCACTTGAAAGATGCTAATCTTATGCCTCTTCACATTCCAGggtgtcttttgtcttttgtcttttttttttttagtgctggggattgaacccagagcctcagatATGGAAGGTAGATAccactactgagttacatccccagcccttttttgaaaTCTTGAGAAAGGGCCTTAAGTTGCTGAcagcctcaaacttgaaatcccatctcagcctcctgagttgctaggattacaggcataagccaccacACCAACAAAGACATTCTCTTGATATTTACAACATAACTGTCAAAATCAGGAAAGTATGGTTCATATATTTTGATCACGTAATCCTTATGCCCTATTAAAGTTTTGCTAAAAGTTCCAATCTTTTTTAGCAAAAGGGCTGAGTCAGAGTCAAATGTTGTCTCTGGTTATCGGGTCTAGGACAGTTTTCTTGAGCCTCCTGACCTTGGCACGGCTGTGAATGACAACTTGGGTTTGGATGTTTCCTCACGGTTGGCTTCGGGTTACTCATCTTGGGCAGGAGTGCCACTGAGGTTGGTGTCCTGCCTGGAGGCACATGGTGCTGACTTACTCCATTGCTCATGAGGTTTGCTTTGGTCACCTAGTTAAGCTCTAATGTCTGCCAGGCTTCTCCACTGTGAAGTTGCTTTTTAATAAATACCTTGTAGGCCAGTACTTGGAGGTGTTACCACTTTGTTCTCCATTacactttcaatttatttttaccagTATGGTTTCGTGTTTTCTTATTCAGTGGATTGTCATCCgcaactcatttatttaaaaaaaattttttttagttgtatatggacacaatgcctttgtttttatgtggtggatcgaaccccagtgcctcacatgtgctaggcaagtgctctaccactgagctactcccccagccctcatttattttttgatgtttcaCTTGTTCCAAATTTGGTCAGTGGGAACCTCTTCAAACTGGCTCCTGTGGCCTTTTGATATGTCCCTCTCATTCTTTCagagcttattttattttctggtacaAAATGTTCTAGGTTCATCTTCCAGGCTGTTAATAAGCCCATGAGGTAGGTGCCATTATTATCACTCCCAGATTAGAGATGGCAAGCCTGGGAATGCTCAGGATCATGCAGCTAGCAATCCATGGAGTCAAGATTGTGAACCCAGGCCACTTGGCTGTAGAGCCCAACTCCTTTTGTCCCCCAGGTTTTCCCTTGTGAAGCACAGTATAGTCACTGAACCTAGAAAATTATCACTGATAGAGTCCTTACTGTTCATTCACcaatagaccttttttttttcttttttggtaccagggattgaacccaggggtacttaaccactgagccacatccccacatcccacatcctagcccttttttgtattttatttagagacagggtctcattgagttgcttagggccttgctaaattgctgaggctgactgtgaacttgggatcctcctgcctcaagcctcccaagctgctgagagtTCTCATAGGGATTTTGCTGGCTTTTTGGAAAATCCTTTttccaacccagggtctcatgtttCACTTGGTCCTTTGTCCTCATGACCTGTTACTTTTGAACAAGAGGATTGGTCTGTTGGTTTCAGTTTGGGTTTGCCTGTTGCTGGCGCCTGGTTCAACTGACATTTTGCAAGAATACCACAGGTGAAGCTGGGCCTCTCTCAGTTCCTCATCAAGAGACAATGACTTGTCACTGGAGCTATAAAGTTTGATCATTTGGTAAAGGTAATGTCTACTAGGTTTCTCCaccataaataaacatttttccttttgtaattaaCCTCATGTGCACACACCAACACAATGCAAATATCCTATTTTTGCCCACtaatttttgcatcttttcttGCCTGCAACAATTATTACTGTTTGCCCAGCAgtgattttctttctccattattccttttacatttattggaggggagcagggagggttCTCTTCTTCCCCATGGAtgtatttattcagttatttttgcCCTGTCCCAGGGAATTTTAGAATGGCATTTGGAGACCAAGACCCAACACTTGATATGCTCACTGCTTCTAGGCCCTGCCAGCAAACAGTTAAGAACTGCATGTACACATTGTAACCCTGGTGTGCTCACACATGCATTTGCCTCAGCGTGTGTGTTCCATCACCAGGTCCAACACAAGGCTCATTTCAGCCATTCTGCCCCAACACCTGCAGCTTTGCCACAGAGCAGCCTGGCAGAGCCTGAACTCTAGCCCATCCCTGCTGGAAGAGGGTGCAGGGAAGATATGGCATCGGGCTGAGATATGCGGCAAGGTCATTCTGGTGGAGACTGGCATGAGTGGAAGCTGGCAGGCAAAGCAGGGCACAGTGATGGGTAGGTCTAAGACAGAGAAGGAATAGTCCCACGGGACTGGAATCAAACACCGTGCTCCCACTCCAATTGGGCTTGATTTCAGCAGGCAGTAGAGGACTGCTTGACGTGGAGTGTGAAGTTACGCCGCATTCGGTCTGAGGGCAGGATGGAGCGGTGGTCGTAAGCTAGGTGGTAGTGGCCCtaatggaaaagaaaggacagGTGGGAAAAGGATGGCAGAAGACCACCGCTTGCCAACTGACAGGGTGGGGGAGGCTGGAGGGGCGAGGAGCCAAGCGATCAGGCTCAGACCCGGGTGGTTTCATCAGCAGACCCATGAACAGGACCCTACGGTAAGAGCTGGCCTGCAGGGCTACCAGGAAGGGCTCGTGGTATAAACTGTGACACTGCTGTGACCTGAAGGTCCCACAAAATGTGCAGCAGACACCCAgtcctcccctcccacctgatCTCAGTTCGGTGGCCCTCAGCCCCGAACAACGCCAACTGCTCTGGTCAACATTCGCCATGGCTGGCTGCCCAGCACCCGTGACATGGCCAGTGACCCTCTCCAGGCCCTGCTCATGCCAGTCCAACCTAGTCCTCAGTTCAATCACACTAGAGCCAGAGACCACTTGCCCATTCCTGAGTTGTCCTCTCCGGCCCCACTGCCCCACCTCTCAGCTCTTACCTCTGCCTAGAACGTTCCCGTTACCTGGCTCACCCCGAGCCCTCACAAATCAGTCTGACCCACCTGTTGGGTTGCGTACCTGTCTTGTGGCCCCCAAAGCCTGTACGTTCGTTGGGGTGAGGACAGATGTCGTTTACGGTGGCCTCAAGCATTCAGCACCCTCAGAGCTACTGTGGGTGTTCACGTACTTACCCGAGGCGCAAACCTCCGCCTGTCGGGCCCCGCTGCCTCCCGCACCTCCTGCGCAGCCCAGTGCGGCACTCCCTGCCAGTCCCAAACTGCCTGAGCTGATGACTGCTGGCTGGCTGCTTGGCCAGTGTGGCCCCACTGAGGCGGCATGCACAGGTGCGCAGAGTAGGTGAGGATGTGATGCCTAGGACCTGTCCAGGACCCAGAGCCACCTTCTCTGCCTTTCCTGGTGGGCCACAGCAAGGAGGCAATGAGCCCAGCCTGCTGGGGCCTCCCTGCCACGCTGCCCTGCCAACCACCGAAACCCTCAGGCTTCTGGGCCACAGCAGTGCCTGTGCAGTCCCGCTGGTCTCTCTGCAAGTCCCCAGGATGGTGAGCAAACAACGGCACTCAGAGCCACAAGAACACAGCCACACTCTGGGCCTTAGTCATAATTATTACTATAATGatttacaaaagttttttttttttttccaggcaaCTGTGTTAAGTTATTGTACAGATCTGGGAGAGGGAGATGGGGCCCTGGCCACCTAAAGACCTTTCTAGAGGGAGGTAGGAGGAGGAAATGTCCCCCACCACCTCTGGGTCCGACTCCTGATTAAGTGGCTTCCCCTTGACAAGTGAGGCCATTAACCCTTTCCCGTCCAGGGTATGGGGCCAAGGAGAGGGAGCAGCAGTCAGTGAGGTGCTTAGATGGGGAGAGTGACACACACGAGCCCTGGCTGCCCGTGGCTCTGCCACTCCCACCCTGGGCCACAGCTGCCTGCTGGGGATGGAAGACTACCTGGTTCTCAGCCCTACGCCAGGGCACACTGTCCAGGAGGCCAGAGGGCAAAGCGTGCGAGGGTCTGGACTGCCCCGTCGAGTCGGGGAAAGGAGGTGGCAAGAGACACTGTGGTGCCTCACTGCACCGAGGGGCTGCTGGCTGTCCCTCCTTTGGCCTGCTTCCCAGGCAGCCAGGCATTCTGGCCCTGCCTGGGAGCCTGTCAGAGGACATGCGGTATCTGGGTGTCTGGCCCTGCAGCTAGGGGAAGCAGCTCCAAAAGTCAGAGCAAGAAACCCTGGGCCCAGCTTGCCCTAGCAAGGGGACGCCCAGAACCACCAGCGCGGGCTCCCCGGGGGCTCCGCTCCAGCCTGAGGCGCCCACCATGCAGCTAAACGTTACTGTGTGCAGGCAAGGGCTGCAGGGGGTGTTGCTAACCCCATGCCCGGGGGTTCAGGGCATGCAGGGGACCCTAAGTCTGGAGTGTGAGTCCAGACCAGAAGGGCTCAGGGCTCTGgcccccctctcctcctctcctcccgcTCTCCCAGCGTGCTCTGCCTCCGTGGGCACTAGAAGGTTTTGCGATGAATAGCACGGGAGCCGTCCTCTTCATACTCCTTTTTGGACACCCACATCTTCTTGAAAGTGTCCAGTGAGGCCAGGATGGAGCCCCTGTGAGGACGCAGAGACAATGTTCTTGTGATCTGCAGCCTGGGCCAGTCACCCTCTGGCACTCAGAGCTCCGaccccccacctccacctgcctGGGCCAGAGCAAAGCGGTCCCCTCCCAGAGCCTCCCCGAGCCCCGCCTCACCCGATCCACGTGGAGTACAGCCGTTCCTGAGGGGCCGAGATCTAGTGGGAGCAGAAGCTGTGTCACCGCCCAGCCCCACCAGCAGCCAGCCTTCCTCCCAGAGCGCAGGCCGGGCCACGAGGGCCTGAGGTGGAGGATGGGGGGTCGAGCAGGGAGGCACGCAGGCTGCGCCTGTACCCCTCCTCCCCGGGTCAGCTGGTCGTGCACCCTGTGCCCCACGGGGTCTCCACAGCCTCACCTTGATTTTTACGTCCTTCGGGGCAAGCTTCTTCACTTCACTCAGTAATCGGTCACCGAAACCTGTGGACACAAGGATGCTGGGCCTGGGGTCCAGTCCAACCTCCACGCCCCGGGCCTCTTTCTGCAGTTCTTTTCAGGATTCAGGGTAAAAAGAGAGCCTCCTCCTCATTGACGCCCCACCAGTACATTTCAGACCTCGTAAAGGTGTCATCTAGTCACCAGGTAAATATTTACTTTGAAATCTTAGTGTCTAAAAAAAAATGGGCCCACAGAGCACCACCACATCCCTGGCTCCCGGGTGAGAGGGCCCAGCTGCCTTGGTCTCTGGTCTTGTCACCACCAGTGCCCTGCCACATGCCACAGCACCTTTGAAGAGCGTCGAGCCTCCCGAGAGCACGATGTTGGCGAACAGCGTCCGGCGAAGGTCCATGTCCGACTTGTGGATGGCGAAGGCCAGCACCTCGTGGAGCCCCTCGCTCTCATCCCCCACCAGGTCCGGCTGGAACAGCAGCTCGGGGGCCCGGAAGCGTGCGGGCCCCACCTTTGGAGCAGAGGGTTGGGCAGACAGGCCCCAGAGAAGCCGGCCTTCCCGTTCCTCCAGGCCAGCCTTGGCGGCCACCCAGTGCCACCCTTGGTCACTTACATCCAGCGTGCTGCCGTCCGGCAAGGTGTA is from Sciurus carolinensis chromosome 13, mSciCar1.2, whole genome shotgun sequence and encodes:
- the LOC124963339 gene encoding cytochrome c oxidase subunit 5B, mitochondrial; this translates as MASRLLRGAGALAAQALRARGPNGVAAVRSMASGGGIPTDDEQATGLEREVMMAARKGLDPYNILPPKAASGTKEDPNLVPSITNKRIVGCICEEDNSAVIWFWVHKGETQRCPNCGTHYKLVPHQFAH